The Humulus lupulus chromosome 7, drHumLupu1.1, whole genome shotgun sequence region caactcacgggtgctatgtggtgcaggtaaaggcaaaagaaagctggatcatccttgagttagagagcttaggtgacgatgtgtacatatgtggctgctcgaccatcacggccgatggtttaaagaggaactagggttaaacactaattttccgcttaggtcggctagttgtaaatattttattgtaattaacctttaaaatatattttcgggatcccaatgtatatagtaaatgttttagtgaaacgatatatcttaaccaaaacttttaaccctaaaccataatcgcacttagttacacgattatggccaaatgactcggttagcgagcttaacactgtttaaaatgcacaacgtaatggtccctaggtagtagggcgttacagagactATCTTTATTTTTAACGGTAAAAAACCTATGTTTGTCTTATAACAATATGACCCGTTCGAAGAGTAGGTCAAGATGTTACCAACTTTATCCCAAAAGTTGGACGGTGTTGCCAGTTACTAAAGTTGCAGATATCTTATGAATTTGCTGGAAAACAACGACAATATAATAGAACGGTTGACTGAGTTTTGTTCCTCTCAACAAACTTATTCCAGTGGTACCTCGACCTCAAAGTGGCCGAAGCTAGCCAAAATACGCATTCAAACTTCACATGGCACCACCTTTGATTAACACGTGTAGCTGTTTTTGACAAAGTTTGACTGCCAGATTTTGACAGCAATTTCATCTGCAGCTCCTCTTTTCTTGGTTAAGTGCTTGTTGTATTCAACACttcccttttttttattttttttcttcctatATTTGTCTTGCTTCTATGTTACTTGTTGTCACTgtataattacaaaattataataataagggGTATTTGCAATATAAATACCCAATGTTTAACACTTGTTACAGTTAAATACATAATCGTTTATTTTTATGGCAAAAATACCCgatgttcaatatatgttaatGATAAATACCTATTCTTTTTTCTTTATGGTAAAAATACTTAAAGTTGCTAAAACATTGCTTTTGTCAGTACCTCCTATGTTTGAGCTGCTAAATGTTGACTCACCAGATATGTATCACTCCGTAATTTGAGTATTTTTGTCATcaaattatgtattttttaatatttgaattaatttaaaatgtcttgttaattcatttttctaatttaaaaaatatatatttttttaaataatgaaatGGACTGATTACACAAACATCTACTTAATCAACATGTTTAACAACTCCAATATAGGAGGTACTTACAGAAGCAATGATTTAACAACTTTATGTATTTTTAccgtaaataaaaatattaagtatttatatttaacatatattgaacattgaATATTTTCACGATTAAAATAAAAGATTAAGTATTTAACTTTAACAAATATGACACATTAGGAATTTATGCTGCAAATACCTCGGTAAtaataatctcttatttgattttttttttcattattttttgtaTCACCGTTTTGAAATAATTTACAAAATCATATTCAcagttttttgtttgtttttttgcgAAGCAAAGGTCTACTCTtgttttaaaagggaaattttaccCTTTATGCATCataacatatttaatttttttaaaatgccaaCATAAAAATTCTCCCCATAATATGCCCCCTCttatattttggacaaaaataccctccTCACTCAAATTTAACACTTCACACATTTTTTCTCTCTGTCTCTTTCTCTCATCCCTCATTTACAGCCATTTTTTCACAGCTCGGAGGTGGAACGGATTGGAAGTTTCTTGGcgtttttaagagaaaaaatcaCGGGTAAGTATCATTTCATTAATCTACTTATGAATATGAAATGTCATGGTTAGATATTAGATTCGAACTGCTCCGCAGTTGAGTTTGTatttttttctgcaatttttgaACTGTTCTTCGGATCTGGGATttccaaaatcgatggtacatcgatgccatttcgatactGAGGCGAACATCTAAATTAGATGATATtttcgatgtaatatcgatggtgtatcgatgttgaatcgatgtcatatatgttgatttggttcagcgtcgatgtggcatcgatattacatcgaaaTTGAATCGCATACATAGggcaaccatcagcatcgatgGCATtttgatggtacatcgatgccattTTGATACTGAGGTGAATTTCGACGTTAGTAtcgatgtaatatcgatggtgtatcgatgttgaatcgatgccgtatatgtttatttggttcagcgtcgatatggcatcgatgtggcatcgaaatTGAATCGCATACATAGGGCAACCATCAGCATAGATggcatttcgatggtacatcgatggcaTTTCGATACTGAGGCGAATATCTAATTTCGATGTTAGTATCGATGATGtatcgatgttgaatcgatgcCATGTATGTTTATTTGGTTCAGCGTCAATAAGGCATCGAAATGGTATCGCATCAAAATGGCAACCATTAGCATCAATGATGCATCGAAatgtcatcgatgtggcatcgattttGAACTACAATACAGATTTTCATAGGCATCGATTTACCATCGATTCTTCATAgattacactttatttttataattttcttatgtttttttttttttgtaaatttgcaagttccagagttaatataattgtttcttacaacggtgtttgagaacagaaaggagaaaaatggaattttaaagctggtttgaacactataatacatgtaccaattgatgttggttacatagaattattagagaagttgtattcaaagttgaaaGTGGATAGGTCATTGTTTGACTTAAAGTTGAAAGTGTCGTTTACATGCAATGATTTTAGCGTAGATCCCATTGACAGATTTTGTCACTGAGGAAGATCGATTCAAATATTGCTTTTTCTCACTCGGAGTTAGTAGAAGAGGGTTTCGTACATGTCGTCCTGTGTTATGTGTGGACGGTACCTTTTTAAAGACAAAATACGGTGGGCAGATGTTATGTGCAGTCGCGCTAGATGCAAATAACCATCTATATCCAGTTGCATTTGGTATTGTGGATAGTGAGAATCatgattcttggaagtatttcatgtcaaAGCTAAAGGAAGCGATTGGGGAAGTCGAGGACCTGGCATTTGTATCTGACAGGCATGCAAGTATTACACATGCCTTGGAAACTATTTTCCCCGATGCCTGTCATGGTgcttgctaccaccacattagtatgaatgtggttgctaaattcaagactgaTCATTGTCATGTGTTGATGTATAATGCGGCATATGCTTTTAGGAAATCTGAGTTCCACGCTAACTtcgaaaaaatcaaatcaaaagacccagccattgctcaatacctagaaggcatgggttttgataagtggtcccgtgcttactttcctggaaataggtatgtcattgtgaattatattttaatttatgaaatcttCTAAATGTATGTTACTATTAAATTTTAGTTTTCCTAGATACTAGgtataatataatgacaagcaattatgctgaaagtttcaacaataagACCCGAGACGCTAGGAGCTTTCCGATAACTACATTCATCGAATTTATTCGCTTCACACTACAGTCCTGGTTATGTGATAGGAGAGAAACTAGCGAGAAGACAACTACAACTCTTGCACCGACCTATGAGAAAACTTTGGTGGATATGGCTGAGAAAGCTCGATTCTTGATTCCTTATGCAATAGGGAGGCATGAGTTCCATGTGTTAGATGGTGAGCTGAATGGTGGAGTCGACCTCCTGAATAAGACATGCACATGCGGCGTGTTTCAGATTATTGGTATCCCATGTGCTCATGCACTATCTGGATCCCTTAAGCGAGGGGTGAACTTTTATTCGTTGTGTTCAGATTACTATAAAATTGAGACATGGAGGTCCTCTTACACAGAATCTATATATCCTACTTGTAACGAGGAAGAGTGGATTGTTCCACATGACATTATGACAATAAAAGTGAGAACACATGCGCAGAAAAACCCGgttggtcgtccaaagaagaaacaaggtaggcCTAAGACGAAACGCCATCCTTCCAATGGAGATAAATTGGTTGTTCAACGCAAGTGCAGCACTTGTGGAGGTC contains the following coding sequences:
- the LOC133791959 gene encoding uncharacterized protein LOC133791959, whose amino-acid sequence is MAFRWYIDGISILRRISNFDVSIDDVSMLNRCHIPLTDFVTEEDRFKYCFFSLGVSRRGFRTCRPVLCVDGTFLKTKYGGQMLCAVALDANNHLYPVAFGIVDSENHDSWKYFMSKLKEAIGEVEDLAFVSDRHASITHALETIFPDACHGACYHHISMNVVAKFKTDHCHVLMYNIMTSNYAESFNNKTRDARSFPITTFIEFIRFTLQSWLCDRRETSEKTTTTLAPTYEKTLVDMAEKARFLIPYAIGRHEFHVLDGELNGGVDLLNKTCTCGVFQIIGIPCAHALSGSLKRGVNFYSLCSDYYKIETWRSSYTESIYPTCNEEEWIVPHDIMTIKVRTHAQKNPVGRPKKKQGRPKTKRHPSNGDKLVVQRKCSTCGGLGHNRATCKVCV